GCGCATGCCCTGGATGAACTCGCCCTTCTTGCCGACGCGCGCCAGCAGGGTCTCGATCTGCGGCCCGCCGCCATGCACGACCACGGGATTGAGGCCGACGAGCTTCAACAGCACGACGTCGCGCGCGAAGCAGTCCTTGAGGTGCGGATCGGTCATCGCGTTGCCGCCATACTTGATGACGATGGTCTTGTCGAAGAAACGCTTGATGTAGGGCAGCGCCTCGGCAAGGATCTCGGCCTTGCGTGCGGGGCTCACGGCTTGCTGGGGGGCGGACTGGGTCATCGGAGAGCTCCTTGAACGAACCCGGAGATTCTAGTGGCCTGCCTGCGGAACCGGAAGCGCACTGCAGCAAACCGCGTCGCGATCGGCGCATCCATACGCACCAGCTATCGCATAGCTTACGATCTTCAATTTGATCTATCGCACTCCTGAACCGAAACTGAAGCCATCCGCAAGAACGGGGCACACCCTTCTTGCCACGCTTCACGAGGAGTCCCGCCATGGTCGACAGAGTTGCCCGCCTGCATTTCCAGCCCGCCAGCCCCGCAGGTGCCTTGCGCGCCCTCAGCGGCTGGCTCATCGCGATCACCGGGCTCGCCCTGCTGGCCGCGCAGTTGCTGCGCAGCGCGGAAGGCTTCGACCTGCCGGTCGCGGGTGCGGTTTCCGGCGGCGCCATGGCCGCCGCAGCCACGGCCCTGGGGGCGCTTCCGCTGCTCGTCGTGCGCCGGATCGGCGCAAGCGTGCAGGGCATGCTGCTCGGCTTCGGTGCGGGCGTGATGCTCGCGGCGAGCGTGTTCTCGCTGCTGCTGCCCGGCTTCGACGCGGCGCTGGCGCAGACCGCCTCCCGGACCGGCGCAGGTGTGCTGGTGGGGCTCGCCGTGCTGCTCGGGGCCGGCGGCCTGCTCGCCCTCGACCGCGCGTTGCCGCACACCCACGTCCCCGAGGGGCGGCGCAGCGGCGCGGCGGTATGGCTATTCGTGTTTGCGATCGCGGTCCACAACGTGCCCGAAGGCCTCGCGATCGGCGTTGCCGCCGGCCTCAACGGCAGCGGCGGTTCGGGCGACGCGGTCGCGGCGGGGATCTCGCTGCAGAACGTGCCCGAAGGACTGATCGTCGCCATCGCGCTGGTCGCCGCCGGCTACGGTCGCTGGCTGGCGTTCGGCGTCGCCACGGTTTCGGGTCTGATCGAGCCGGTCGCCGCCATCGCGGGCTCGATGATGGTGTCCGTCTCGGCGCTGGTCCTGCCCTGGGGCCTGGCCGGCGCAGCAGGGGCGATGCTGTTCGTGGTCAGCCACGAGATCATCCCCGAGTCGCATCGGCGTGGTCATGAGACGCTCGCGACCGCGGGCCTGATTGTCGGCTTCGTGACGATGATGCTCATGGACACGATGCTCGCATGAGTCTGGTCCACGGCACTTCCCGGAGCGGGCGATGCGGAGGTCGGAAAGGACGAAGGGCGCTCGAATCGAGCGCCCTTCGTCCTGTCGTGTTCGGGGTGGCGAGCCTGACCCCCGGCACTTGCAGGAAGCGGCTGTGGCTGCTGCCTTCCGGCCCTGACCAGGTTCACCGCGCTGCAATGCGGGGAGACCCGCCACGGCCGGCATTGTAGCAGCATGCCGGCCGCTGCGGTGCGGCAAGGACACCGCGCACCGCAGCCGCGATCACGCCCTCGTTCAGCCCTTGAGCTCGGGGAAGTCCTCCTCGAAGAACTCCAGCTCGCCACGGGCCGCCTCGCCGCGCGCCTCCTCGGCCTTGCGCAGCTCGACGCGGCGGATCTTGCCCGAGATGGTCTTGGGCAGATCGGCGAAAGACAGGCGGCGGATGCGCTTGTACGGGGCCAGGCGTTCGCGGGTGAAGGCGAAGATGTCCTTGGCGAGTTCCTTGCTCGGCTCCTGGCCGGCGACCAGGATCACGAAGGCCTTGGGCACCGCCAGGCGCACCGGATCCGGGCTCGGCACCACCGCGGCTTCGGCCACCGCCGGGTGCTCGATGAGCACGCTCTCGAGCTCGAAGGGGCTGATGCGGTAGTCGGAAGCCTTGAACACGTCGTCGGCACGGCCGACGTAGGTGATGTAGCCCTCATCGTCGATGCTGGCGACGTCACCGGTGCGGTAATGGCCGTCGCGCATCACTTCGGCAGTCTTGGCGGCGTCACCGGCGTAACCGACCATCAGGCCGACCGGACGATGCTCGCCCATCACCAGCGCCACCTCGCCTTCGACCGAGGGCTTGCTGTCGGCGTCGAGCAGCGCGATCTTGTAGCCCGGCAGCGGGCGGCCCATGGAGCCGGGCTTCAAGGGCTGGTCGGGCGTGTTGCCGATCTGCGCGGTGGTCTCGGTCTGGCCGAAGCCGTCGCGGATGGTGATGCCCCAGGCCTTCTTCACCTGGTCGATCACTTCCGGGTTGAGCGGCTCGCCGGCACCGATCAGCTCGCGCAGCTTGGTCTTCACCGAAGCCAGGTCCTGCTGGATCAGCATGCGCCACACGGTCGGCGGCGCGCACATGGTGGTGACCTCGTACTTGACCAGCACGTCGAGCAGGGCCTTGGCGTTGAAGCGGTTGTAGTTGTACAGGAACACGCAGGCGCCGGCGTTCCAGGGCGCAAAGAAGCAGCTCCATGCATGCTTGGCCCAGCCCGGCGAGGAGATGTTCATGTGGCGGTCGTTGGGCTTCAAGCCGATCCAGTACATGGTCGACAGGTGGCCGACCGGGTAGGACTGGTGGGTGTGCAGCACCAGCTTGGGCTTGGAGGTGGTGCCCGAGGTGAAGTAGAGCAGCAGCGGGTCGTCGACGCGGGTCACGCCGTCCGGGGTGAACTGGTCGGACTCGGCCGCGGCCTCCTCGAAGGCCTTCCAGCCCGCGGGCGCGCCGCCCACGGCGATGCGGCCGAAGCTGCCGGGCAGGTTCTCGAACTTCTCGGTGTGGGCCTTGCCGATCACCACGTGCTTGACCTGGCCGCGCTCGACGCGGTCGACGAGGTCGTCGGGGGTGAGCAGCGTGGTCGCCGGGATCACCACCGCGCCGAGCTTGATCGCGGCGAGCATGGTCTCCCACAGCGGCACTTCGTTGCCGAGCATGATCAGGATGCGCTCGCCGCGCTTGACGCCCTGCTTGCGCAGCCAGTTGGCGACGCGGTTCGAGCGCGCCGACATCTCGGCAAAGGAGAGCTTCGACTCGCGACCGTCTTCCTCGATGATCCACAAGGCCGGGTTTTCGTTGCCCCTGGCCAGGGTGTCGAAGTAGTCCAGGGCCCAGTTGAACTCCTTCAGCTTGGGCCACTTGAAGCCGGCGTATGCGGTCGCGTAGTCGCTGCGGTGCTGCAGCAGGAAGTCGCGTGCAGCCAGGAACTCGGTAACAGCGCTCATGTGCTCTCCTCTCCAGATCGTCATTGAAATCGGATTCGCGTGACCGGGGCGATGATGCCCCGCCGTGCTCGGCGGCGCGACTGCGATGCACGCGCCGGCCATCTTCAGGGACGGCATTTTACGTTGACGTTAACGTAATTCAACGACGAAGATCAAATTCCACCCGGACACGCAGCAAACATGCTCCCGGCCGCGCCCTGCGCTGTGGCCGACGTGTAGGGCTGCTGCGAGCGAGTCGGTATACTTCGTGGCTCAATCCTCTTTGTCCGGAGCGCTCATGCCCACCCCGTCCGGCTCTCATCCAGGCCTGCTCGCACGCTACGGCCATGCCGCCCTGCCTGCCGCAGACGCGCTGAATCCCTTCATCGAGCAGTTGCTCGCGCACCGATCGGTGCGCGCATTCCTGCCCGATCCGGTCTCCGAGGCACAACTCGCCGCCATGGTCGCCGCCGCACAATCGGCCGCCAGTTCGTCGAACCTCAACCTGTGGAGCGTCGTCGCCGTGCGCGACCCCGACACCCGCGCTCAGCTGGCCGAATGCGCGGGTGGCCAGGCCCACGTGCGCGACGCCCCGCTGCAGCTCGTGTGGCTGGCCGATCTCGCGCGCTTGCGCCGCGTCGCTGCCCAGCTCGAGCGACCATCGGCCGGACTGGACTACACCGAGCTGTTCCTCACTGCCGTGATCGACGCTGCGCTCGCCGCGCAGAACGCCGCTGCCGCAGCGGAGTCGCTCGGACTCGGCACGGTCTATATCGGCGGCATGCGTAACCGTCCCGAGGAAGTCGCGCGCCTGCTCGCGCTGCCGCCCGAGGTGTTCGCCGTGTTCGGCATGTGCGTCGGCGCGCCCGACCCGGCCAAGCCCGCCGCGGTCAAGCCGCGCCCGCCGCAGCGCGTGGTGCTGCACCACGAACGTTACGCGCTCGACAGCCAGGACGAGGGCATCGAGGCCTACAACCGGGCCATGGCGCACTTCTACACGGAACAGAAGATGAACGTGCATGGCACCTGGGCCGTGCATTCGGCCAAGCGCATCGCCGGCCCGGAGAGCCTGTCGGGGCGCGACCGCCTCGTCGATGCCCTGCATACGCTCGGCTTCAAGCTCAGGTAGCCGGTACCGCACACCCGCCCCATTCGCCGCCCCACCGAGGACCCACCATGCGCAAGCGCGACAACACGCTCAACACCGATCAGAAGGCACTCGCGGTCAACCTCGACAAATACAAGTACGGGGCGATCGTCGAGATCGGCGCCGGCCAGGAGGTGGCGCGCCGCTTCTTCCAGGTCGGCGCCGCCGCCGGCACCATCGCCAAGACCATGTCGGCCTACGACATGGCGGTCAGCGACGACATCTACGGCCATGTGGACCGCTACGTGAGCCGCGCCCGCCTGCTGCAGATGCTCGACAAGGAGTTCACCCAGGTCGTCGCCCGGCTGGCCCACCTGCGGCCGAAGAACACCACCTTCTTCGCCTACGCCGCCACCGTCACCGCGCGCAGCTTCAAGCAGAAGAACGAATGCCACGGCTGGGTCGGCATCCGCCTGCAGCTGCATCCGGGCGCCGAGCCGAGCGACATCGTCATGCACGTGCGCATGCTGGACAACGACAACGCACTGCAGTCGGAGGCCCTCGGCATCCTCGGCGTCAATCTCATCTACGGCGCCTTCTTCCACCACCAGAATCCGGAGTGGGTGGTCGAGGGCCTCGCCGACGGGCTCGGCTCCGAGCGCATCGAGGTCGATCTGATCCACTTCTCCGGCCCCTACTTCGAGGAGGTGGAGAACCGGCTGATGAACCTGCACCTGATCCGCAGCTGGCTGACGCGCGCGGTGGTCTTCAACCCGAAGGGCGAGGTGGTGGTGCCGGGCGAGCTCTTGTACCGCAAGCCGGTGATGGTGATGCGCGGCAGCTTCAAGCCGGTCACCCTGGTCAATGTGGACATGATGGCCGCCGGCCTGAAACAGTTCAGCCAGCTCGCCGCGGTGGACGACAACGAGATCGTCTCGCTCGCCGAGATCACCATGAACTCGCTGATCAGCGGCGACAACGTCGATGGCGCCGACTTCCTCGCCCGCATCGACCTGCTCTCCTCGCAGGGCTACACGGTGATGATCTCGGACTACGTGCGCTTCTTCCGCCTGCGCGCCTACCTGCGCCGCTACACCCAGAAGCCGATCGGCATCGTGCTGTCGGTGCGCGACTTCGCCTTCCTGTTCGACGAGAAGTACTACGAGGGCCTCGAGGGCGGCATCCTGGAAGCCTTCGGCAAGCTGTTCCCGGACAACACCCACGTTTACGTCTATCCCTCGCGTCCGCGCGGCACCGACGCTTCCGCCACCGTCACCCTCGACAACGTGCAGGTACCCGACAACCTGCGCCACCTGCTCGCCTTCCTGAAGGAAAACGACAAGCTCGTCGCCGTGCAGCCGCACGACGAAAGCCATCTGCACATCGACATCGCCGACGTGCTCGCCCGCCTGCGGCGCGGGCGCGGCGACTGGGAGGCCGAGGTGCCCGAAGCGGTCGCCGGGCGCATCATCGAGAGCCGCCTGCTCGGCTACGACACCGAGTGACGCGCCGCCGCGGGGTCCGCCCGCCAACGCGCCGCCCGCTCCGCCCGTGAGCCAGACGCCGAATCGAAACACGACGGCCGCCGCGCCCCACGCCGCAGACGCCGGACGCGTCCTCGCGGCGCTCGCCAGCAGCGCGCAGGGCCTCGCCGGGGAAGAGGCCGCGCGTCGGCTGGAGATCTTCGGACCCAACCGTCTCCCGGCGCCCGCGAAGGAGGGTCTCCTCCGGCGCTTCCTCAAGCACTTCAACGACGTGCTGATCTACGTGCTGCTGGCGGCCGCGGCAATCACGGCCGCGCTCGGCCACTGGATCGACACCGGCGTCATTCTCGGCGTGGTGGTCATCAACGCGATCATCGGCTTCGTCCAGGAAGGCAAGGCCGAGGCGGCGCTCGAGGGCATCCGCAAGATGCTGTCGGTGCACGCCCACGTTCGCCGCGACGGGCGCTGGCGCGCGATCGACGCCGACCAGCTCGTCCCCGGCGACGTCGTCCGCCTGCGCTCGGGCGACCGCGTCCCCGCCGACCTGCGCCTGTTCGAGGCCACCAACCTGCGCATCGAGGAATCCGCGCTCACCGGCGAATCGGTGCCGGCCGACAAGGGCACCGACGCGGTCGATGCCGATGCCGGCGTGGGCGACCGCCTGGGCATGGCCTTCTCCGGCACCCTTGTCGCCGCCGGCCGCGGCAGCGGCGTGGTGGTGGCCACCGGCGGCGATACCGAGCTCGGCCGCATCAACCGCCTGATCGCCGAGGTCGAGACCCTGCAGACCCCACTCACCCGCCAGATGGGGCGCTTCAGCAAGCTGCTGTCGATCGTCATCGTCGCGCTCGCGCTGCTGATGCTGGCGATCGGCGCCGGGGTGCACCGGCAGCCGCTCGCCGAAGTCTTCCTCGCCGCGATCGGCTTCGCGGTGGCGGCGATCCCCGAGGGCCTGCCCGCGATCCTCACCATCACGCTGGCGCTCGGCGTGCAGCGCATGGCGCAGCGCAACGCGATCACGCGCAAGCTGACCGCGGTCGAGACGCTCGGCTCGGTGACCGTGATCTGCTCGGACAAGACCGGGACGCTGACCCGGAACGAGATGACCGCGCGCCACGTCGTCACCCGCGGCGGCTTCTACGAAGTCAGCGGCACCGGCTACCGTCCCGAAGGCGAGATCACCCTGGAGGGCAAGGTCGCCGGCCTCGCGGACCACGGTCACCTGCACGCGCTGATCGAGGTGATCGCGGTCGCCAACGACACCCACCTCGCCGAGGAAGACGGCCAGTGGAAGGTCACCGGCGAGCCCACCGAGGGCGCGCTGCGCACCCTCGCCCACAAGGCCGGCTTCGACGCCGGCACCCACGAACGCCACGCCAGCATTCCCTTCGAGTCGGCCAACAAGTTCATGGCCACGCTCAACACCGCGCCCGGCGGGGTGCGCCGCATCCTGCTCAAGGGCGCGCCCGACCGCCTGCTCGACCGCTGCCACCTCGAGCTCGGCGCAACGGGCGGATTCGAGGCGCTCGACCGCGCCTTCTGGGAGGCGCAGATCGAGGCGCTGAGCGCCGAGGGCCTGCGCGTGCTCGCCGCCGCCACCCGCGAGGTGGGGCACGACAAGGACGCGCTGGCGCTCGAGGACCTCGAGGAGGACATGGTCTTCCTCGGCCTCATCGGCATCATCGACCCGCCGCGGCCGGAGGCGATCGACGCCATCCGCTCCTGCCACGCGGCCGGCATCCGCGTGAAGATGATCACCGGCGACCACGCCGGCACCGCGCGCGCAATCGGCATCGAGATGGGCCTCGGTACGGCGGGGTCGCTGAAGGTGATCACCGGCGCCGAGATCGAGGCCGCCAGCGACGAGGACCTGCAGCGGATCGTCCAGCACTGCGACATCTTTGCCCGCACCAGCCCCGAGCACAAGCTGCGCCTGG
This region of Thauera sp. JM12B12 genomic DNA includes:
- a CDS encoding ZIP family metal transporter, whose translation is MVDRVARLHFQPASPAGALRALSGWLIAITGLALLAAQLLRSAEGFDLPVAGAVSGGAMAAAATALGALPLLVVRRIGASVQGMLLGFGAGVMLAASVFSLLLPGFDAALAQTASRTGAGVLVGLAVLLGAGGLLALDRALPHTHVPEGRRSGAAVWLFVFAIAVHNVPEGLAIGVAAGLNGSGGSGDAVAAGISLQNVPEGLIVAIALVAAGYGRWLAFGVATVSGLIEPVAAIAGSMMVSVSALVLPWGLAGAAGAMLFVVSHEIIPESHRRGHETLATAGLIVGFVTMMLMDTMLA
- a CDS encoding AMP-binding protein — its product is MSAVTEFLAARDFLLQHRSDYATAYAGFKWPKLKEFNWALDYFDTLARGNENPALWIIEEDGRESKLSFAEMSARSNRVANWLRKQGVKRGERILIMLGNEVPLWETMLAAIKLGAVVIPATTLLTPDDLVDRVERGQVKHVVIGKAHTEKFENLPGSFGRIAVGGAPAGWKAFEEAAAESDQFTPDGVTRVDDPLLLYFTSGTTSKPKLVLHTHQSYPVGHLSTMYWIGLKPNDRHMNISSPGWAKHAWSCFFAPWNAGACVFLYNYNRFNAKALLDVLVKYEVTTMCAPPTVWRMLIQQDLASVKTKLRELIGAGEPLNPEVIDQVKKAWGITIRDGFGQTETTAQIGNTPDQPLKPGSMGRPLPGYKIALLDADSKPSVEGEVALVMGEHRPVGLMVGYAGDAAKTAEVMRDGHYRTGDVASIDDEGYITYVGRADDVFKASDYRISPFELESVLIEHPAVAEAAVVPSPDPVRLAVPKAFVILVAGQEPSKELAKDIFAFTRERLAPYKRIRRLSFADLPKTISGKIRRVELRKAEEARGEAARGELEFFEEDFPELKG
- a CDS encoding nitroreductase family protein — protein: MPTPSGSHPGLLARYGHAALPAADALNPFIEQLLAHRSVRAFLPDPVSEAQLAAMVAAAQSAASSSNLNLWSVVAVRDPDTRAQLAECAGGQAHVRDAPLQLVWLADLARLRRVAAQLERPSAGLDYTELFLTAVIDAALAAQNAAAAAESLGLGTVYIGGMRNRPEEVARLLALPPEVFAVFGMCVGAPDPAKPAAVKPRPPQRVVLHHERYALDSQDEGIEAYNRAMAHFYTEQKMNVHGTWAVHSAKRIAGPESLSGRDRLVDALHTLGFKLR
- a CDS encoding TonB-dependent receptor; this encodes MRKRDNTLNTDQKALAVNLDKYKYGAIVEIGAGQEVARRFFQVGAAAGTIAKTMSAYDMAVSDDIYGHVDRYVSRARLLQMLDKEFTQVVARLAHLRPKNTTFFAYAATVTARSFKQKNECHGWVGIRLQLHPGAEPSDIVMHVRMLDNDNALQSEALGILGVNLIYGAFFHHQNPEWVVEGLADGLGSERIEVDLIHFSGPYFEEVENRLMNLHLIRSWLTRAVVFNPKGEVVVPGELLYRKPVMVMRGSFKPVTLVNVDMMAAGLKQFSQLAAVDDNEIVSLAEITMNSLISGDNVDGADFLARIDLLSSQGYTVMISDYVRFFRLRAYLRRYTQKPIGIVLSVRDFAFLFDEKYYEGLEGGILEAFGKLFPDNTHVYVYPSRPRGTDASATVTLDNVQVPDNLRHLLAFLKENDKLVAVQPHDESHLHIDIADVLARLRRGRGDWEAEVPEAVAGRIIESRLLGYDTE
- a CDS encoding cation-transporting P-type ATPase is translated as MSQTPNRNTTAAAPHAADAGRVLAALASSAQGLAGEEAARRLEIFGPNRLPAPAKEGLLRRFLKHFNDVLIYVLLAAAAITAALGHWIDTGVILGVVVINAIIGFVQEGKAEAALEGIRKMLSVHAHVRRDGRWRAIDADQLVPGDVVRLRSGDRVPADLRLFEATNLRIEESALTGESVPADKGTDAVDADAGVGDRLGMAFSGTLVAAGRGSGVVVATGGDTELGRINRLIAEVETLQTPLTRQMGRFSKLLSIVIVALALLMLAIGAGVHRQPLAEVFLAAIGFAVAAIPEGLPAILTITLALGVQRMAQRNAITRKLTAVETLGSVTVICSDKTGTLTRNEMTARHVVTRGGFYEVSGTGYRPEGEITLEGKVAGLADHGHLHALIEVIAVANDTHLAEEDGQWKVTGEPTEGALRTLAHKAGFDAGTHERHASIPFESANKFMATLNTAPGGVRRILLKGAPDRLLDRCHLELGATGGFEALDRAFWEAQIEALSAEGLRVLAAATREVGHDKDALALEDLEEDMVFLGLIGIIDPPRPEAIDAIRSCHAAGIRVKMITGDHAGTARAIGIEMGLGTAGSLKVITGAEIEAASDEDLQRIVQHCDIFARTSPEHKLRLVKALQARGEVVAMTGDGVNDAPALKRADVGVAMGIKGTEATKEAAEIVLADDNFSTIERAIEEGRTIYDNLRKAILFILPTNGAQGLVMLAAVVLGLTLPLTPVQILWVNMVVAVTLALALAFEPAEPGVMERPPRKPGTPIMDARMLWRVGSVSLLIGGATILSFEYALAQGMELAAARTLAVNTLVVAQACYLFNSRFLTASSLAPARMLTNPGAIVSVATLGLLQLGFVYLPVMNAWFGTTPLPLDHWGAPLVTGVLVFLVIEGEKAALRRPRR